The following DNA comes from Candidatus Micrarchaeia archaeon.
CCCACAAAACCAGTCCTTTATTTGAATTATTGTTTCCAAGATTATCAATAAACGTAGCATTTTGCTGTTGTTCCAACCTATATCCAGAATAAGAGAATAAAACAGAATTATTTATAAAAATATTATTAAACATAAAGTCAATAGTGTTTTTTTTAGTATAAATTCCATATCCAGTACAATTGTATATAATATTATGGTTTATTTGAGAGTTATCTATATCAAATAACCTTATACCTTCTTCATTATTATCGTAAGATGCTGGTTCAGTTTCTCCGTCATCAATATCATATATTTTATTATTTGATATAGTTAAATAATTTGGATTTTGTAAAAATATCCCCAAATTAGTACAATCATGTATCTTATTATTTTCTATTTTACTTTGTTCCAAATTTAATCCACTAATTCCTTTACTAAAATTTATAATTTCACAATTTTTAATTGTAATATTCTCTTTATTATCTATTTTAATTCCTGCATACTCAATTGAAGTGCTAGTTAAGTCTCCATCTATTTTATAATCTAAACAATCCAAAGTAACATTATCTGAAGAAATCAAGATACATTGGTCTGTTCTATCTGAAGTAATATTTCCACATAATCTATATTCTCCAGGTAAATCAATTTCCATACAAGAATCGATTTCACATTCAGGTGGAATTATAATTTCTCCTCCAAAACAAATTTCTCTTAAAGCTGAAGTAGCTAATAACCAGTATCCATTTGTAGGTTCTAATTCAGAAACACTTGTGTCATAAGTTGAGGTTAATCTATTATAACTAAAAATTTCATATGGTGCTGTTGGAGTTGTATTAAAAGGCGCTCCAATTGCATGCCAACCAGGTTGAGTAATATTTATACACATTTCATAAACAGGTTCTCCACAAACTTCTTTTATATTATCACTTGAATATAATACCCAATACCCCTTCCCAGGTTCTAATGAAGAAACATCAACATAACTAGTTCCATCCCAGGCCATAACTCCAAGGTTTCCTGGAAATAAAGTATTTACATTTGTTGAATTTTCAACAGGTATTGAAATAAAATTCCAACCTACGTTAAAAGAGAAATTCACGCATTCTGCATAAGTTAGACTTATTAATAGACAAAGTATAATTATTAATATATTTTTCATAAATTTATTATATTATATATAATTAAAAATGTATAGTTTAAGGACCTATTGCATCTGCAACTGCATCTGTACATAATGTACTTGAACCTGTAGCATTGCAACTAGGAGCTGTAACACCACTTGCGCTCATTTTTATTAAAGCGCCTAAGAATGCAGGTACAACAAAAAGTATAACTGCGCCTATGACTGCGCCAACTAAACATGAAATAGCCCATTGCTGTGCTTTAGCTCTTGTTTGAGCATCAAATAATTGTCCAGCTGCATACACAACTGCAGCTGCTGTAACTAATAAGAAAGCTAGTGAAGGTATAATACCCATAATATCATCACATAAAGCTAATAATATACATTCTAAACTTCCATCTCCAATATCAGCAAATAATAAACCCCATAAAGATAAGAACATAAATATACTAGCTAAAACTAGTTTAAAATTTAAGTTTGTTATAAGTAAATATATTTGATTAATATTAAATTTTTTATTGGTTTTTTTGTCTCTCTTCATTATTATCACTTAATTTATTTATATGGAATATTTAAAAAACCTACTTTCAAATTTTATAATTCTACATTTTGGTTATATCTTAAAATAATTTTTTTAAGATCAGAGTAAATAGAACTAGGAGTTGATTCTTCATCAGTAACATATTTTAAAATTAAATTTAATTTTGTAGATTCATTTAAATAGTAATTTTTTTGATTTAAGTAATAATCTAAAGTAAAAGCAGCTGTTCTTTTATTTCCATCAATAAATGGGTGCTTTTGTATAAAATAAAAAAGTAATTCTGCAATATTTTCATAAGCTTTTATAGGTATTCCATGATTATGTTGTTTTTTATTAAATTCAATAAACATTTCAGCAGTAATATTTTGCATATTCATAAATCCCCTAATATTTTATATCTGCGTTTCCACTCTGGATTAGTTTCTATTAAATGGAGCATTTCATTTAATTTTTTTTGCATTTCTTCTCTATTTTTAAATACCCAAATACTTTTTTCTTTTTTATCCATATTTAACTTGAATCTTTATATCTTTAAAAAAGTATTTGTTAATCTATTATGTGTGCTTGTATACCTTTTATTACAAAAATATCAGAAAAATATAATTTAAAAATTTAGTTTTATTTGAGTATAATACACATAGGTATAATGGTCATTATAGTTTTAAACTTTAATCAAGGAATCTTAATTCTTTTTTAATTTCTTTTAAAAATTGTTCTGAATCTATCAATGCTTCTTTTGCATCTACTTCAGAAACATATTCTCCTTCATATTGTATTGAATGTCTGGAAATTCTATAAGAATCTATTGTTTTTAAAAAAGAATAAATTTTTTTATTGTTTTTATATTCATTTTTTAAAAATAAAATCATACATCCATGACTTTTTTCAGTGTATCCTTTTGAAAAAATTAATGCTCTGCAACAGTGAAATAGACAGTTATAAGATAAACTAAAAGATACGCTATAATATTCCATTTCCATATTTCCTTTAGCTTTATCTAAAAAATCATTTGCTATTAATAAAGAATTTTTTACTCTATTTTTTGCAGTTTCATCTTTTTTTATCAATTGTTTTTCAAAACATTCATCCAATCCCATTAAATCTCCTTTTTATATATTTCAATTTTATTAATATTTTTACCAAATTCTGATTTTTCTTTTTTAATCCATTCAGTTATTGTATATATTGTAGTTTCTATTTTTAAATCATTTTTCTCGCCAAAATTTAATAATTCTTCTACATCTAATTTTTTATTATTGGTTATTATTAATAAATCTAAGTCGCTCATATTTGAATATTCTCCTTTAGAATAACTGCCGTATAAATATAAATAATCTATATTGTTTTGTTTAATAAAATGTTTAATTTCTTCAGCTTCATTTATTAAAGATAAAATAAACATTTGTTTAAGGGATTTAACTAAATAATGATTGTTATTTAATGAATATTGGGAGGTATTAGCAAATTTTTTAAAAGAAAGTATATTTTGTTGTGAATATTTTTTACAATATATCTCCGAAGTTCTTGGGCTGATTTTTAATTCTCTTGAAAGCCCCTTTATATGTATTATTTTATTTGGGTTTTTAAGAAAATATTCAATTACTTTCCAACCTTTAAATGTTTTTAATATTTTTAGCATTTATTTAGTATATGTAGTATGTTTTATAATACTATCGTATGTTTTATTATACGAACGTATGTTTTAAATTCTTTTGAATACTGGAAGTTTGAGAATAGAAAGATTTTAATACTTCCAATGTTAAAATATTATAAGGTGAAAGAAATGACCACAGTATCAGTAGATATAAATTCAAATACTTATAGGATGTTACAAGAGTTTAATATTAGTATTCAAGAAGTTTTAGACGAACTTGTAGAATCAAAATCTTTACAATTACTAAGTTTAAGAAAAGCAGAAAGAGAAGGTTGGGATAATGCAGAAGAATTATTCAACCTTTAATCAAGGAGATATAGTTATTGTTGAACTTCCCTTTTCAGATATTTCAGGTTCAAAATTAAGGCCTGCACTTGTTATAAATTCATCAAATTTAAATTCTCAAGATGTTATTTTATTAAAAATCACATCTCATTTTAAAATTACTGAAAAAGATTTATTTGTGCCATTGACTATTGAAGATACTGAAAAAAAATCTTTACTTAAAAATAGTTATATCCAAACAGATTTTATTTTGACTTTAGATAGTATTTTAATAAATAAAAGAATAGATAAAATAAATGATAAAAAATTAGAAGAAATTAAAAATAAACTTAAAGTAGTTTTTGATTTGTAGGATTAAATTATTAAAAAATACTTTAAAATGATTTTTTAGAAAGGGGAGGGGAAAATGAAAATAGATATTTTAATAACAATTTTTATATTATTTATTGTTTTTTCTTTTTGTGGGGCACACACAATAAATGATTTGGGACCAGGAGAGATAGAGGTAATTTTAAATCCTAATGAAGTTCATACTGGTTGCATTCAAATATTAGATGAAGGAGAGATATTTAATAATTATAAGAGGATAGTAGATGAAGGAAAAGAAAGAATACTTTATAATTATTATATTGATCTTTCTCCTATAGATGCCCAAATATCTGATACTATTTATGTTAATTTAAGAACTGGGCCAAGTATGTCGGATGGTAGGATATTATTGAACAATTATCAAATATGTAATAGTGGATATTGTAAAAATATGCAAATAACAGCAGCAAAAGCCATATTTAATTTTGAAAAAGAGCATTTTAAACATATTTTATCTTATATTGAAAATCAACCTTTAAGAATGATTGTTACAGATATGGATTTATGTGTTTTTTATCCAGAACTAGAGATTAATATCGAAGAGTTGCCTATTAATGTAACAGATAAAATGAACATTACTCTTAAAGGAAAAATTATAAACATAAACCAAATAGATGCTAATAAAGTAACATTAAAATTAAATTCTGAAGATTTTAATGTTAAATCAAATTATTTTAAATTTGATCTAACTGGAAATTATAATTTAGAAGAGTCAGTCAAATCCTTTGAATTTACACTAACCCCAAAAAATTTAAATGTAGAAAATAAAGTATTAAATGGAATTTATTATGGAACATTAT
Coding sequences within:
- a CDS encoding nucleotidyltransferase domain-containing protein; amino-acid sequence: MLKILKTFKGWKVIEYFLKNPNKIIHIKGLSRELKISPRTSEIYCKKYSQQNILSFKKFANTSQYSLNNNHYLVKSLKQMFILSLINEAEEIKHFIKQNNIDYLYLYGSYSKGEYSNMSDLDLLIITNNKKLDVEELLNFGEKNDLKIETTIYTITEWIKKEKSEFGKNINKIEIYKKEI
- a CDS encoding type II toxin-antitoxin system PemK/MazF family toxin, giving the protein MQKNYSTFNQGDIVIVELPFSDISGSKLRPALVINSSNLNSQDVILLKITSHFKITEKDLFVPLTIEDTEKKSLLKNSYIQTDFILTLDSILINKRIDKINDKKLEEIKNKLKVVFDL
- a CDS encoding HEPN domain-containing protein, whose amino-acid sequence is MGLDECFEKQLIKKDETAKNRVKNSLLIANDFLDKAKGNMEMEYYSVSFSLSYNCLFHCCRALIFSKGYTEKSHGCMILFLKNEYKNNKKIYSFLKTIDSYRISRHSIQYEGEYVSEVDAKEALIDSEQFLKEIKKELRFLD
- a CDS encoding right-handed parallel beta-helix repeat-containing protein, with translation MKNILIIILCLLISLTYAECVNFSFNVGWNFISIPVENSTNVNTLFPGNLGVMAWDGTSYVDVSSLEPGKGYWVLYSSDNIKEVCGEPVYEMCINITQPGWHAIGAPFNTTPTAPYEIFSYNRLTSTYDTSVSELEPTNGYWLLATSALREICFGGEIIIPPECEIDSCMEIDLPGEYRLCGNITSDRTDQCILISSDNVTLDCLDYKIDGDLTSTSIEYAGIKIDNKENITIKNCEIINFSKGISGLNLEQSKIENNKIHDCTNLGIFLQNPNYLTISNNKIYDIDDGETEPASYDNNEEGIRLFDIDNSQINHNIIYNCTGYGIYTKKNTIDFMFNNIFINNSVLFSYSGYRLEQQQNATFIDNLGNNNSNKGLVLWGVQNSLLENNQFQNNTYGIYDVGSCSYSNINDSTLCNNVILDLNITTGLSHLHLDNNKCDNSLPSDICNYTCGTRSKKTNINEISNDKLFSIKQQENSKKR
- a CDS encoding Fic family protein, yielding MNMQNITAEMFIEFNKKQHNHGIPIKAYENIAELLFYFIQKHPFIDGNKRTAAFTLDYYLNQKNYYLNESTKLNLILKYVTDEESTPSSIYSDLKKIILRYNQNVEL